The following proteins come from a genomic window of Diprion similis isolate iyDipSimi1 chromosome 8, iyDipSimi1.1, whole genome shotgun sequence:
- the LOC124408845 gene encoding fatty acyl-CoA reductase wat-like produces the protein MSQASYIRDMMSDPAPNLATGPGEVASFYAGMNVLLTGGAGFLGRLLIERILRSCSEVSTLFLLLRAKKGKSPQDRFKELFDDVVFDRMKREKPGFARKVRLIEGDVGQVGLGLAPEQRELLRATNVVIHGAATVRFDETLRTATNINVRGTKEMLRLAKEMPNLKAFVHISTAYSNCVREFIDEKFYPPPIDSDKLLNLVEILDDAPLQHLTPVLLGKYPNTYAFSKAVAEDVIRRNDHRLPVCVVRPSIVIATSKEPVAGWINNVYGATGIVVGAAVGLLRTLHCDPDMIADLIPADYVINNVIVAAWDLAEARNSNVNNADSSKNPEIDEPPIYNVVSSCQKPITWGKFMQHIEDFGLQIPSMMCIWYYCFRTNKYEWVHKMYVIFLHLLPALIVDSVARIVGREPMLWKAYKKIHKFSAVISYFATQQWRFKNDGVLRLSAKLSPADQNQFELSMENFSWAEFSYHFVRGGRLYLVKDPFDTLPKATVRYARLRLAHYTLISVLCGIIFWLLWTLVRFMGI, from the exons ATGTCTCAAGCTTCGTATATTCGAGATATGATGTCGGACCCTGCACCCAATCTGGCCACAGGTCCCGGCGAAGTTGCAAGTTTTTATGCAGGCATGAACGTCCTTCTTACTGGAGGTGCTGGGTTTTTGGGAAGACTTCTGATAGAGCGCATTCTGCG GTCATGTTCGGAAGTAAGCACTCTGTTTCTGCTTCTGCGAGCGAAGAAAGGGAAAAGCCCGCAAGACAGATTCAAGGAACTCTTTGACGACGTG GTTTTCGACCGAATGAAGAGAGAGAAGCCTGGATTTGCTCGAAAAGTGAGGTTGATCGAGGGCGACGTGGGGCAGGTCGGTTTGGGTTTGGCGCCGGAGCAAAGGGAGCTGCTCCGAGCCACGAACGTCGTGATACACGGTGCAGCCACCGTAAGGTTTGACGAAACTTTACGGACCGCCACCAACATCAACGTCAGAGGCACCAAGGAGATGCTGAGACTCGCGAAGGAAATGCCAAATCTTAAA GCATTCGTCCACATCTCAACAGCCTACTCGAACTGCGTTCGCGAGttcatcgatgaaaaattctaccCACCACCGATCGACTCGGACAAATTACTCAATCTCGTGGAGATATTAGATGACGCCCCCCTCCAACACCTCACGCCGGT ACTCTTGGGTAAGTATCCGAATACGTACGCCTTCTCCAAAGCGGTCGCCGAAGATGTCATTCGTCGGAACGACCACCGTCTGCCGGTCTGCGTGGTCAGACCTTCCATAGTAATCGCGACTTCTAAGGAACCCGTCGCTGGTTGGATCAACAACGTCTACGGTGCCACCGGAATAGTGGTTGGGGCTGCAGTTGGATTATTGCGGACTCTTCACTGTGACCCGGACATGATCGCCGATTTGATTCCCGCAGACTACGTAATCAACAATGTCATTGTCGCTGCATGGGATCTCGCCGAAGCTCG AAACTCGAATGTCAATAACGCAGATAGTTCAAAGAATCCGGAGATTGATGAACCTCCGATCTACAACGTAGTATCATCCTGCCAGAAACCTATCACGTGGGGTAAATTCATGCAACATATAGAAGATTTTGGACTGCAAATTCCAAGCATGATGTGTATATGGTATTACTGCTTCAGAACTAACAAGTATGAATGGGTTCACAAGATGTACGTAATTTTTCTCCACCTTCTTCCCGCTCTCATTGTAGACAGTGTGGCTCGCATTGTGGGTCGTGAGCCCAT GTTATGGAAAGCTTACAAGAAGATCCACAAATTCAGCGCCGTGATTTCGTATTTCGCGACGCAACAATGGCGCTTCAAAAACGACGGTGTGTTGAGACTGTCGGCGAAACTGAGCCCCGCCGATCAGAACCAGTTCGAGTTAAGCATGGAGAACTTCAGCTGGGCGGAATTCAGTTATCATTTTGTTCGTGGTGGACGTCTTTATCTCGTGAAAGACCCATTCGATACACTACCCAAAGCAACTGTTAGATATGCAAG ATTACGACTAGCTCACTACACTTTGATATCAGTGCTATGTGGAATTATTTTCTGGCTTCTATGGACACTCGTGAGATTTATGGGCATATAG